TGGCGGCGCTCGACCCGGAAATGGCCCGTCAGATTCCTGAACCCAAACAGGGGGGTGAAGACGACACCTTCTGAGGCGCTCGCTCCGACGGCGCAGCGCCCTGCCCAATGTCCAACCTTGCCTGGCGCGTCATCACGGCGCTCATCGCACTGCCGCTGTTGTTCTGGAGTATCTGGCTCCCGACGCCCTTTCTCTTTGTCGGATTCGTCATTCTCGCCACGCTGTTCGGGCTGGTCGAGTACTTTCACCTCGCCGAAAAACTGGGCTTCATTCCCTTTGTAAGCATTGGCATCTGCGGACTGCTCGGCGTCCATGGACTGTTCTACGCGCGCGCCATTGAATTTTTGCCGGCGCTGCTGGGCCTGCTGCTCGGCGCCACGATGGTGCAGGGCGTGCTCACCGAACGCGATTTCAAAAAGTCACTTCCTTCCCATGCGGCCACGCTGCACGGCGTCGTCTATGTAGGGGTGCTGTGTGGTTTTCTCATCGGCCTCAAGCGGCTTGAACCGCCCGAACTGGGCAGCCGGTTTCTCACCTTTTTCTTTGTAGTCATCATGGCCGGGGACGTTGCGGCGTATTTCGTCGGACGCGCCTTCGGGCGGCATAAGCTGGCGCCGCTGGTCAGTCCCGGAAAAACGATTGAAGGGGCGGTGGGCAATGTCGGTGGCAGCCTGGCGGCGGCCGTGGCGGTTCATTACGGGTTGTTTCCGGCACTCCCCCTCGCCCACGCCTTGGTTCTGGCCGTCGTAATGAACATTATCGGACAACTCGGCGACCTGTACGAATCGCTTCTCAAACGCGGCGCTGGCACCAAGGATGCCGCTGCCGTGCTGCCCGGCCACGGCGGGCTGCTCGACCGACTCGACAGTTTGCTCTTCAATGCGCCGGTGCTTTATTACTATGCACAGTACGGCCTGCCCCCGACCTGACCGGGGGCAGCCCCAATGGATGTTTGACCAGGATCGGGCCTGCCGCCCCAGCCCATGCGCCCTGGCCCACAAGACAAAGCATGAAACCATCCACTCTGGCGGTTGCCGTGACGTGCCTCGTCATCGGCTTTTTCATCGGATTTGCCTACACCAACAGCCGCAACCGGGAGTTCATCCGCGAGCAGGCTGAGAAAGCCCGCGCCGAAGCCTTTGCCGCCAGCAACCGGACGGCCGGCGGCGCAGCACCCGATGATGACCTGCACCGCAACCCGAACGTGGAGACGGCGCTGGCTGAAGCCGCCAGCAAACGGGATGACTTCGACGCCCAAACCCGGCTGGGCATCTTTCTGGCCGAAAACGGCCGCATTCCCGAAGCGCGGGAATGCTTCGAGGCCGCCGTCAAACTCCGCCCGGACGACTGGCAGGCGCTGGCCATTCTGGGACGGTTGCTCGCCGCCGAATCGAAATACCCGGAAGCCATCGCCCGGTTCGAGGCGGCCTACAAGCTGCAACCCAACAATGGGCAGATTGTGGTTGGGCTGGCCAACGCGCTCTTTGACGCCAAACGCTACGAAGACGCCCAGAAGTGGTACGAAAAGGCGCTCACCCTGACGCCCAGGGATGTCAACGTCATCACCGACCTGGGACTGACGTACTACTTCCGCCGGCCACAGCAGTTGGACAAGGCCATGGCGTACTTCCAGCAGTCGCTCAGCATTGACCCAAACCACACCCTGACGCTTCAGAACTACGCCATTGCCCTGCTGGATGCCAATCGTCCCGCAGAAGCCAGGCCCATCGTGGAAAAGCTGGAACGACTCGCACCCCAGAACGAAATGCTGCCGGCCATCCGGCAGCGGCTGGCCCAGGCGAACACGACCGGCAACATTCCGCCCCACTGACGGGACGGCCCAAACTAGCGTGGGACAGCCAAGCGCCGGATGATGTCCGTGATGATTTCATCGGGCGTGATGCCGTCAATCTGGGCTTCCGAGCGCAGGACGACCCGGTGCCGCAGCACCGGCAGAGCCACGGCCTTGACATCATCCGGCGTGACGAACGTCCGCCCATCGAGCGCCGCCTGGACTTTCGCCGTGAGCAGCAACGCCACGGCCGCACGGGGACTGGCCCCCCACGTCAGGTTGGGTGCGGCCGGCGGACGTGTGGCACGAACGAGATTGACCATGTAGCGGCGGATGCCTTCCTCGACGACGACATCCCGAACCGCCGCCCGGCACTGAAGGATGACGCTTGAATCCGGCAGGCACTCCAGCGGGAGCACGTCGAGCCGCCGGGCATTGAAGCCGCTGCTCCAGTTGGAAACCACCTGGACTTCCTCTTCGAGCGAAGGGTAATCCACGAGAATTTTCAGCAGGAAACGGTCAAGCTGGGCTTCGGGCAGGGGGTACGTGCCCTCGTACTCAATCGGATTCTGCGTGGCCAGCACCATAAACAGCGGCGACATGCAATGGGTTTCGCCATCCACCGTCACCTGCCGTTCCTCCATGGCTTCGAGCAGCGCCGACTGGGTTTTGGGCGGTGTGCGGTTGATTTCATCCGCCAGCAGCAGGTCGGTGAAAATCGGCCCCC
This window of the Chloracidobacterium sp. N genome carries:
- a CDS encoding phosphatidate cytidylyltransferase translates to MSNLAWRVITALIALPLLFWSIWLPTPFLFVGFVILATLFGLVEYFHLAEKLGFIPFVSIGICGLLGVHGLFYARAIEFLPALLGLLLGATMVQGVLTERDFKKSLPSHAATLHGVVYVGVLCGFLIGLKRLEPPELGSRFLTFFFVVIMAGDVAAYFVGRAFGRHKLAPLVSPGKTIEGAVGNVGGSLAAAVAVHYGLFPALPLAHALVLAVVMNIIGQLGDLYESLLKRGAGTKDAAAVLPGHGGLLDRLDSLLFNAPVLYYYAQYGLPPT
- a CDS encoding MoxR family ATPase gives rise to the protein MGPSVQEVADFIRRQLRLVIVGQNAIIDQILTGLLTEGHVLLEGPPGTAKTLLVKTLARVIGAGFNRIQFTPDLMPADVTGTNVYNTATGVFTFRRGPIFTDLLLADEINRTPPKTQSALLEAMEERQVTVDGETHCMSPLFMVLATQNPIEYEGTYPLPEAQLDRFLLKILVDYPSLEEEVQVVSNWSSGFNARRLDVLPLECLPDSSVILQCRAAVRDVVVEEGIRRYMVNLVRATRPPAAPNLTWGASPRAAVALLLTAKVQAALDGRTFVTPDDVKAVALPVLRHRVVLRSEAQIDGITPDEIITDIIRRLAVPR
- a CDS encoding tetratricopeptide repeat protein is translated as MKPSTLAVAVTCLVIGFFIGFAYTNSRNREFIREQAEKARAEAFAASNRTAGGAAPDDDLHRNPNVETALAEAASKRDDFDAQTRLGIFLAENGRIPEARECFEAAVKLRPDDWQALAILGRLLAAESKYPEAIARFEAAYKLQPNNGQIVVGLANALFDAKRYEDAQKWYEKALTLTPRDVNVITDLGLTYYFRRPQQLDKAMAYFQQSLSIDPNHTLTLQNYAIALLDANRPAEARPIVEKLERLAPQNEMLPAIRQRLAQANTTGNIPPH